Sequence from the Phragmites australis chromosome 6, lpPhrAust1.1, whole genome shotgun sequence genome:
CAAATGGTTCCTGCAACATGTCAAACCCACAACAACTGTAAGCTGTTAGTAGGCAGTAGTTGCAGAGGCCTTTGACCCTTTTTCGAAGGGGCCTGTGAAACCATCCCCCAACGCCAACTAAATCTAGACTCAATTAGGTtaaactactactcttagccttTTTTATCGTACGGTCAAATAATAAAAGAGAGCATATGTTATTCTAAGAGacattcatctccttgtgacacttaaaCTAGAAGGTCTTTAATCTTAATGTTCACATTATTTGATCGTTCAACCATTCAATTAAGTGACCAAGATCACTCAACAACATTGTAAACTAATCTTTTAATTACtcttcaaaacaaacttgttaATCACAATAAtatgattatcattaattactaaaacacTTTCatttacctaggggcctagatacTACAGTGATGTACCTGTTGATAGAAATTCGTCCGTGATGAATTCGTCAATCTTCAAACTCTGTATCTCCAGTCTTCAGTAGATGTTGTATGAATACGTATGTGATAGTGTGAGTGTGTCGTTAATCTACTAATTGTAatgttgttttaaaaaaaaatcgcttTGCAATTGATGGCAGGCGCGTCCGGGCTATACCAAGGATCTCGTGCGGCGGTGGAGATTTGTGAGGCACTCCGTGTGGTCGCGATCACAGTTCTGGAGGCTTTCGTGGTTCGGATGCACTTGTTTACGGTTTACCAGTGGAGCATTATTGATTAGTGATTCCTACTGTTTGTTCATCTCTGTTAGGTTAGCTTAAGCTAGGGCATTCTTGGTTCTAATCAATCCGGTGCGAGATTTAtacattactatttttttatctaagttAAGAACACTTCTATAAGACTACTTGAACTTATTGACTGGCAAGCTCTACGTGCCAATGTAAGCAATTGTTCTCGTTTCTGCATATGTGCAGCGATCTATAAACATGTCTTATCTCCGTAGCGCtttttaattgatttttatGCAATATAGCAAAAGGTATCAGAAGAGAATGTACCTTCTGATGATACATATCTACTTGGCCACCTTCGAATCTGAAatgacacttcattttttttaaagggcTATCGTAGTTTGCTTCACGCCAAGGAAACGAAGAGGGCGGGTTTCGATCGGTGATATGCATGGCGTGAAGATCTGAGCGTGAAAATGAAATTACTCTTTCTTCAGATTATTTATCATggctatttaaaaaaaacagacAAATAAGATACAAAATTAGTAATATGTTGTAACATagcccgtcacttataataataAGGACGGATCGTAGCATGACCTGTCATTTATGAGTGGTGCAAGATaactcgtcacctatgacaagtaataagtgacgggtcatactttgacacgtcacttatgactggtctaAGGTGACACATTACTTataacaagtaataagtgatgggtcaccttGGACACTCATAAATGGTCGGTTAATTTATGATCTGATATCAGTGATGGATCATGTTATGATTCGTTactaatgataatagtcatagatacttcactaatatttttatttttttattttttttcttatttttatcaCTAAGAAGCattagaataaaaatatatacaatttttgctcaagtttgatgaaGGGATGGTGGTTATAGACACAAACACGTGTTCCAAAAAAGATGCAAAAATTTTAGGGGAgggagaactcaatcttctaagccgtctttggcctcaaaaaattcaccGAACTCGACAAAGTTGGAGAGAAATGGatgtaattttttctgtagatgtccgtagagtcaaaaaaaattcaaagtctgagttcgtatgcaaaaattatacCGTTTTACCATATGCATTTGGgggcacctatcaaattgcgaaCATTTTCATGAGAtgttcagaaattcataaaatatcaATACAATTTATAGGTAAATTATAAccagtcacctatcaaattttatatgtaaatattaatccaaattttatatgtaaaattaaaaaaatcagtcattagtgacgagtcaatattacgacccgtcacctataaccttcatcagtgacgggtcacagttataaaTAGCGACTCATCACTTTCAGTTATATAAGAACCAACAATGCGAATGTATCATTGTCGATTCTTAATCTTTCATGCTCGAACCACATTGAAGCCGTTaaaaaccggctctgatacagAGTATTAGTATCGGTTTTAAATACGAACTGGTATTgatagtatcactatcggttttaaATACGAACCGATACTGAAACATATTTTGGACCTAAAGTTTCAATGCAATGGGGTTTTGGCTCGTCATCTGGCGTTTGTTCGGCTCGGTAGCCCATGTTGTCTCTCTTGACCTTATCCTCTCTCTCACCCTCACGTCCTCACCCCCATCTCTCCCCTTTGTCTTCTCTATGACCCTCCCTCCCGATCCAAATCCGCACGAAGGGtgtgagaggagggagagagagggagacgcTGGAGAAAGGCCGACTAGTGGATCGTGGGCGTGTGAGGCTCGAAGAAAGAGAGaacagagagtgagagaggagggagagagggctcATCGATGACGTTATCTCCACGCATGCGCGTGAgagagagaacagagagagagggagtggaggAAGACGTCAGGGAAAAGAGGTCGATCGGAGGGGAGCCAACCGGTGCGGCTGGATCCGTGGGGTCATCGGATCTGGGTGGTTGGATCCATGGGGTCACCGGATCCGTTAGCACCAGGCTCAGGTGAGCATCGCTTAATAGTGGCTCGTCGGTGGCGCATGAAGCTAAGGCAGCAATGGCGGCGTGTCTGTGCgaggcagtggcggcggcggtgtgtCCGTGCAGCGACGACGTTCCTCCGTCAACTGAGAGCAAGTCGTCGTCGCCTCTCTCGCTCTCTGCCGCATCGGGGAGCTCGTCGTTGGCCTTCGTGTGTGTTGTGGTAGCGGCCTTCGTGCTACTGCCTTTTCTTGTGCAGGGCAGGATTGAGGCGAGGAGTGCGATGGCGGGTGGATCCAGGCGAGGggcatggtggtggcggcgggatGCAAGCGAGGGGCACAGTGGCGGCAGGATCCAGACACATGACATGGTGGTAGCAGCCGAGCGGGCGCAATGGTGGAGCGCGCTTTGTGCCGATGGGATCCAGGCATCGGCTCTGGCTCAACCGACTCGACATCAAGCCAGCtcgattcatttttttttctccccatAATACTATCAAAGCCAATTGTAGATCTGACAGTGATAATACCATCCTGTCGGTTTTAAAATTGATAGTGATAAGATTTTGAAATAAGATTTTGAAACCGACAGTGATCATGGTTTCTTCAGTAGTGCGTGACTGTCCAGTGAGTGGTAACCGATAATAAACGTGGTACAGATCTCACCACATCATGCATATCGACCGAAAGAAGACGAATATGAGAGGAAAGGCTGGCGGAAGAGAGTGGCAAAGCGAGCACAGCAGCTCACGAAACCGGAGCATACGGAGGGATTAGCAGCGCCGCAGAACTTGGAACCGACGTCCACAGCCAGAAGGCGGTATGTGTGTGTCAGTCTACAGCTCCGCAACCGCGATCGTGAGCTGCTCCCTCCGCCGAAAGCCAAAAGCGCCGCCGCGCCCGGCAATTGTCACAGGCCCACAGCGTCACGGCTCCTCCCTCCGCTGGCCCACAGCGTCACGGCTCCTCCCCATACGAATATTTTAGAGCAACATCTATCCCCTTTCGCATCATATAAACAAGTGAAGAATTTATTTCTCTGATGCAAAGTTTTATTTCACATCTTAAAATATGTGTCGTATCTAagtttaaattggttcatatttATTCGCTTGTTTCATACGACATATAAACGACATATAACATAGATATTAAATACCATAATACATTTTTTAGCTTATTTATTGTGTTTGATATTATGACCGGCTTATATCTTATGGAAGACAGCAACTCTCTCTTCTTTAAATCTTTGTCACATCATCAGAAATTATGATCATTTAGATAGTATTTGATTGGAGAGCGAAGTGGGATGAGatgaatttatttatatatttgagaaTGAGATGAtttcattcatatatatatacttatttaGTGGATGGAATAGAATGAGTCTATTTTAATAACTCGGGTTCGCCGTCAGTATCACGTTCAAAGTGGAATGGCTGCGTTCCACCATTTCTTTTTGAACAACTCCATcccaaattttaaaaaaatatttattaatttcgAACTATTCCATCACACTGCTCTCCATCCAAACTATAAAAACAGAATAGATTCCATCTATCTTATCCGGTTTCACGAACCAGATACTATACTTAatgttaaaaaacaaatcaagttgaaatattATGAGTGGCCTAACTCCACTATAACCTCCCAATCAACGCACGGTTTTAACCAGCGCTCATGGTTAACCACGTGGTGATTAATCAGTTTGTTAGTGGGTGATCACTGAAGCGAGTGTTGGTAGTCTCTATCTATATCTCTGTCGTCGTGTCGCGTCTCGATTGTCACGCACTGCACAGCCAGGAGTTGTCAGGAATTCGAGTGACCCGGAGCAAACTTTATTGTTAAAATATTAGACACGGCATAACTAAACATCGAACCTAAATAATCATTAAACATAGGTTCAAGCTATCATACTTTAACTATCATGATCGAACAAAtaggaaataaaataaaaaagattcatATGAGTACCGATTAGGAGTCAAGTTTGCCTACTTTGTATTAACATTAGGAATCATATTTGAACGAAAAACTATGATTGTTGAGTCATACGTGGTGCCTTAATGATGCACTGCACATTGTTCACCGCGCCGCACGGCCGCATCACCTTGACATGGATGCTCTCAAATTCCCAATCCTCAGTAAACGATGGCAAGTGAAATGTGTTGCGGCAAATGAATTTGTCTATGGTGCGCTTGTCGTTTCCCAACCCAAGAGCACCTAGGTTAACTTTTTTCAGTCTTGTGATCAAAATATAGAGCGCTTTCGACCTTGGTTAGCTTCGTTGCATCAACAAGGGTCGCCATCAGGACCTACCTGCTAACTCCGGCGCACCCGGGGCAGCTGCCCGGGCTTGCCTTGCCACCTGCTAGCTACGCCCAGCACGGGGCAGGAGGAGACAAAGATGGATGGTCCAGTGGAGCCCGGCCGGCTCCAGGCACCGGCACGCTCGTCCGCCCGGCGTCGGCACCGCATGGCCTCGCCCAAACCCAAACCGTGTTGACCTTTGGAGGTTCGGGGTATGAGTGTCCAAATGGGTCTCTCGGACCGGTCTGATAGGGGCACAACAAGGCACGGCCTGCTATGGTACGGTCTGATAGGTTTATTTATTGTAATGGTCTGTACTATGCTAGTTTGTGTGACATGCTCTTAATTCACGGTATAGTCTGTCATACACCGTTTCGTGTCGAATTAACTCGAGCACGATGCACATATCAGTTCAGCAATACtttgaaaatataatttttttaaaaaataactataaaaTCAAAGAATTATAGAAAATAGGTAAAATCAAATCTAATCGAATCAAGTCGTGGTCGTGTCCGTCTGGACTGGACCGTACCTATACTGACACAGACACAACCCGTAGCTTTATGTCATGACAACTCAACCCAATTTATTTCAAACCATGCTTACAGTACGGTGCATCTGACCGATTCAGTAAGCACGGCTAATTTAGATAGCACTTGTTCGAGGGCACGAGGCAGCCACCGCTCCAAAACAAAACGTCTCTGTACGGGCAAATGCTTACGTGTACACGGGCGAAATCGACAAGATCTAAACACACCTGCAAATACCGGCAACCGTTCTCCATGCGAGCAGATGTCGGCTCACTAGGAATTTTGAATTAGTCTGCGCGTTGATTTTGTTTAAGGTGACTCTTCTCGCTTCACCGCAGTACCTACTCGGCACCTGATGCATTTTTGGATTTGTTAAACATTTATGGTTTGATGCTTAAACTAACTCATCCTACGGCAGATTGGTTCTTGgaacaaatatattttagtcTACTCGTTTGTACACTCGACATGTGTCTTTTATAGAGTTGCAAGtttcttttttaagaaatatGCTTGTCTTTTTGTAAGTACCTTTCTTCATACTAATGTTATATAAAGTTGTGCTATTGCCCAATTTGACATGCCTTTTCTCTGCAAGAAAGAGGGTAATTGAGTTCCTTCTAAGTTTCATTATtatgttaataaaaaataataattgagCTCCACCCATGCCAACATGCATTTGTTTAACCATGTGACAATCTTGTGTGAATCTTAGGCTCAAAACCAGTAGATTAAAAATGTAATAAGTTATATGTTTAGTTAAAGCAAAAATCTAATGAAATGCAGGAATATTACCAgattaaaaatactatgttaATGGTGTATACAATTTTTGCTGATATCATCTAGGCTATATTATTATCTGATTTTAGGATGCAATTTATAGTCCATATATATCTTTTTCAATGACTCGTCATGTGCATATCTAGTCCATGGGAACATATATAATGCCAAAGCAATAAAAAGTAGGAATTCACCTCGCAAAATTAAATCAAGCAAATGAATGATAAAATCAAACCAGACCAATGATTAAACACTTCATTAAGAAAGATTAGTAAAGGTAAAAAAGATAAATGCTGTAAGATTTAGATGAATCAATTTTAAACACATTATAAGGCACTTCATTCATTGGGCATTTTCAATCATTAGATTCCAGCCCCACTTACGACACTGTAGGCAGTTGGTTTATTCATGTGGCCTGTGGGTGGTCCTAACAATATCTCCCCAGCTTCCCCTCTTTTTTTAGCTTTCCCCAACTTTTCCTGGGCCTCTCTCCAAAACTCTCATGGAATCCATAGGAACGCAGCACCCCTCTGTCTTCCCCACAAAAAAAGTCAGAGGAGATagaaacaaaaccaagaaaaaatAGTACTAAAACACCTTGACCTTTTCCCATCCTCAGGGCACTTAActtttttttgtcacttttaCAGGATGAGTAATAACAAATTTATCACTTTGATCTATATTCAGTGACTTAGATAACTCCAAATATCAGTGAATAGTTGAATTAGCACActataaaaaaatagcaaatagttaaataattctccctcctccactgcaGCCAGCAGCCAAAGCACTGGGCACAGTTCACACACACCACACAAACAAATCCATCAACAAAATGGCAAAGAACAATAAAAAAGGCAAGATAGATAGAGAATTAGAGATCTCAATCCTGAGAAGAAAAGGTAAAAATTGTCATTAAAGGGTTCTCTTCAAGCTTACACAGCACAGGAGAAGCTACATGCATGAAGCAAAGTTGTTGAGCAGAGAAAGGAAGAAACAAGAAGAGCCACACAAGCACACcatcctctttttttcttttctccctttattttctctcctttttgttGGTTCATCATCAACTACTTTCTATTtacaaatgcaaaaaaaaaaaaagcagacaCCTAAGGAAAAGAGATGCAAAGTCCCAACCATGCCTAAAAAAAGAgcaggaaaaaaaatgcaaagatGTTGTGATCAGTGAAGAACTGCTAGAGGATTGACGATGGATCAAGCTCTGTACTGGACTGGACTGCCGATGCTAAAACTAGTACTAGTATTATGATGCTGCTAGTGGTCGATTAGAATGGTGGATCCGAtgctctcttctcctctcttcctttCCCTTGATTTCATCTACAAGAACGGCACGTCATGGTCTTAGTCAACTCCCGGCGCCGGCTGCTCCTGCGGCCGGCTCGCCGGCGGTGGCCATGGTCCACGGGGAGCTCAGGAAGGGCTCGTCGACGGCTTCGAAGAGAGAGGACATCGGCTCCAGTTGTGCAGCGGCGTCGCCggcgtctccgttgaggaacaGGAGCTCGTCCTCGCCGGCCATCTCCATGTCCTCCACGAGCAGttcgtcctcctcgtcctcgtcctcctccatgGACGGCGAGCGCAGCGGCGTCGTGGGCGAGAGCCCTGCGGTCGACGTGAACGTCGGGCTCGGGCTCGGATGCTGCTGGTGCTGCGCCTCGCCGGGACCGGCCACCACCACGgacggcggcggctgctgcggCGACGCTGAGGAGGGGAACTTGTGGCGGGTGGTGCCGGCGAGCGAGTTGCGGTGGGTGGGCGCCGCGTGGTTGTGCTCGTTGGTGTAGGTGAGGATGAAGGTGTTGGGGTCGGTGCGGCTGCGCTCCACCTGCTTCCGCGCCGCGCACCCCTTGGAGCTGCTGCACCGGTAGTATCCCCTGTTCAAGAAACAGAGCAGCTGGTGAGATCGATTTGTTCGGACGCCGGCGGCGACGCTTGCCGGTCTCTTGCTATGAGAAGCTAAAGGAGGAGCAAGCGACTTGGCTGACCTTGGGTAGGGGGAGCCCTTGATGGGCTTCTGACCGTACTTGCGCCATGCCCACACGTCGGAGGACGAGCCGTCTGCCGGAACGTGGCACACCACCTTCTTCACCTGGTTCTTCCTGGAATTGCACAGCGGCGAATGGAACAGAGTTAACAACTCGTAAAAATCTGAGCTTGAAGCCCAAGAAACGAAGAATCGCTGCCATTTCCTTGCAGAGCACTCAGTGAATCTTACCTTCTCTTGGATCTTGGCACGCCGCCCGGCACCTGCCGCCCGCTCGGCTGCGCCCTCGCTGGAGCGGCGCGCGCCTGGATGGCCACGTCCGCCGGTGTCACCACCGGCCGCTGCTGTTGCTGGGGTGGTGAAGGCGGAGTCAGAGTCGGCGGCGTTGGCAGAGGAGGCAGCAGGGGAGGATGGGCGGCTAACAAGGCCCTGAGGAGCTCGTCGCCGTCTTGCCCGTCGCCGCCACAGAGGTCCGGAAAGCGCCACCCAGCATCTGCCTCCCGCTCCTTGGCAGGCTCCGGCGCCGTCTTCGGAGCAACAGGCGTCccctgctgcggcggcggaggaggcgggaACGAGGCGAAGGGGTCGTTGGCCTGCTGTGGcggggagaggcggcggcggcaggctaGGCGCACGACGGCGTCCAGATCCCAGTTGTTGAAGCAGTGCTCCTCCTCCATTGGCAGCAACCGGACTGTAGAAGAGACGCGACGCGGAGTGGCTGGGTTCTTGGCTttggaggagaggggaggagataaGGGGGACGCGCTGACTTCTGCTAGTTTATTGATTGTtttggaagagagaggagaccaggggaagagtaaaaggagagagagtgagaggagagagagggggcaaTGGTGGGCAAAAGCATTGGATCCTGTCCTAAAAAGGGTGAGGGCTACTCGTCTATGCTGTGGGGTTTTTTTCTTctggttttttttctttcttggggCTTGGAGCTTTATAGAGGTGCAGGCAGCCCACTTGACTTGTAGGATGTCAAAGGGGAGAGAATttaaaaggagagagaaaagagaaggtACTTCTATAAATGGAAACTAGGAAAACTTAGGCACTCTTCTCGCTGAGATTTCTCATATTCGGTTAAAATACACATTTATAATTGGTTTAAATGAGATACATGTACTTCTGTATCTACAATATTTTGACAATAAAACTTTCAGCTTGAATAGGATATGTACACGTTGGCTGCGATATTTGTCTGCAATTTATAAACTAGGTCGGATTATACTAAAATATCAATTGTTAGTTGACGTTTGAATATGTATACGTATGTATTTGCAGTATTTGGTAATAATTTACAAGTTACGATGGACTGTATCATACTTATGTTGCTGGTTGATGCTTGAATTGGATATGCATATGTGTCTACAAAAACTGGCTATGATCTATTAGGCTggattttataaaatctttcaTTGTTGTTTTATGCTTTAACAGGATATGCACATGTAAGTATCTACAACATTTGGCTACAGCTTTTAGGTTAGGATGCAAATCATCCCTTGTCTGTTGATACTTGAATAggatatatgtatgcatgtgctGCATATTTGGCCACAATTATAAATTAGGCTGGGTCATATCGATCTTTTTTGTTGCTAGTTAACGCTTGAATAAGATGTGCATACCTTGCTACTTTTTATTACTTAGGTCGGATTGTATCAAAACTTAAATGTTACTTGATGCTGAATAGGATATGTAATGTATGTGTCTGTGATATTTGGCTACGGTTTATAAATTTGGTTAGATTGTATCGAAACTTCCACTGTTGGTTGATGTTTGAATAGGATATGTATAGACACGTAAGCATATCTTTTCACAGTTTATTGGTAAAATTATGAATGTTTATTTCAGTTTTAGCTTATTCACGAGACACCAGATTGTataaaatatcttttttatGGTTGATGATGAACGAGATATATGTGCGTGTAGGTTTGACCATTGCTAAGACTTTGAGGTTAGGGCCTCTCGTGATGAATTATTGTCACAATCATGATAAATGCATAGATAAGTATGACTTTGGTTAGTGACATGAAACATCCTTTCTAATGTGAACATGTTGCTCACAATTTTTTATCTTAGGTGGAACTTCACTATGAAGCCACATGGTGGTGAATATCTTTTCATAGATTCATGGTAAATGCATGGAAGAAAGTATGATTGTTCGGTTGCTTGTGGCTTATTCATTAGAccacatatataaataaaaaataaaaaatccttcGTTGGTCGATGACTCAATGTCTTCCTTGATTTTGAGACTCAATGTCTTCCTTGATTTTGAAAGTGACATGCGCCAATGACATTGTCTTATCTTGAAAAGTTCTACGATTATGTTGTTTCCAAACAATCTATTAGAAATAAATTGATATACCATAAAACTCACTTCTCAAATGCTTTGTACCATTTTGTTTGGCCCTTGCCACCGCTCCTTGATTGTGGAATGGTCACTTAAGTTTGACATCCTATAATGCCAATCCAACCTTCAATTTCGCTCAGACATTGTTGGTGAAGGTGCAGTATTTTTATAGGTGAACGGGTGTTTCATTATCTTGTCCAcacaacttgcatgtttggtcATGCGGACAACCTCGGCATATAAGATTATTAGCGGTTATAATCTTGTTTTGTAGAACTTTTCAAATGTTATATACTATGtacttttgtagtagtgaagtTTGTCGGTATAAATGAACTCTAGAATAcacatttgcaaaaatagaacTGAATAAGAAATTTAAAACATCGACACAAGGTCTCAAGATGACACTTTGACCAACAATTTCTAAGAAAATATGCTATTTCAAATATAATGAATGGTATATTAGAAAATACTTTTCACGATGGATCAAATACCACTAATCATATGTTGCCACTCTACATAATCATTTATATATTCATGgtcaaaataaaaaagtttaacCAACACAAATTTAAAATAACTTTTATTTTGGGTACGAGGGAGTAATAGAGTAAATTGAAACACCTCATGTGTTCCTACCATCAAACATACATGCAGTCGAAATAATTCCAATAGCCATATAGTTGAATTTATACTATTTTATaaatacccaaaaaaaaaagtccagCTATTGCACGCTTGATATTATCCATGCGCAGCATTTTTTCAAACCCAACGGCCATGTGCTCAATAATTCCAAATTTATAACTAGAATCGGTCTTCTGAAAGATAAAATCTATAATGGCATGGTGGTGATTTATTAGGACTATGataatgtaaaaaaaaagagcgGATGACATATCGCGGTTTGAAAAAATGAACAGCGACATGGACTTGacacaattttctttttttggtgcAAGTCAAAGCGCATTGCATATTTGCATCCTTCCTAATCCGTATGAACATTAATTCCCAAGTCAAATCGCATCTCCAGTTCTCACAAGACCATCGCAGCCGATTGCCCCCGCACGCTTGAAGTGATCAGGAGAAGAAACAAACCCGGCAGCAGCAGTGAACGGCCTCCGTACTTTGGGATGGGACTTTGACATTTTAGCAGAGACACGTGGGCTCCGTACCGTGGGGCCCGGAGG
This genomic interval carries:
- the LOC133922314 gene encoding probable WRKY transcription factor 27, whose protein sequence is MEEEHCFNNWDLDAVVRLACRRRLSPPQQANDPFASFPPPPPPQQGTPVAPKTAPEPAKEREADAGWRFPDLCGGDGQDGDELLRALLAAHPPLLPPLPTPPTLTPPSPPQQQQRPVVTPADVAIQARAAPARAQPSGRQVPGGVPRSKRRKNQVKKVVCHVPADGSSSDVWAWRKYGQKPIKGSPYPRGYYRCSSSKGCAARKQVERSRTDPNTFILTYTNEHNHAAPTHRNSLAGTTRHKFPSSASPQQPPPSVVVAGPGEAQHQQHPSPSPTFTSTAGLSPTTPLRSPSMEEDEDEEDELLVEDMEMAGEDELLFLNGDAGDAAAQLEPMSSLFEAVDEPFLSSPWTMATAGEPAAGAAGAGS